Proteins from a genomic interval of Daphnia pulex isolate KAP4 chromosome 4, ASM2113471v1:
- the LOC124192250 gene encoding threonine--tRNA ligase 1, cytoplasmic-like isoform X2 — translation MADNVAESIANMEIQPKETGEVKGKPEGKPKGEGKPKEAKAKAEVKTSLKELNPWPSYIQDRIALWDKLKAEADAAIAAKVPSPIQITLPDGKIVEGNSWRTSPFDIASGISAGLAENTVIAKVNGKLWDLDRPLEDSCTLQLLKFDDEDAQKVFWHSTAHILGESMERCYGGCLCYGPPIENGFYYDMFIQDQQVSNFDFPVLENVMKAAIKEKQPFERLEMKKEDLLEMFKYNEFKVRILNEKVDTPTTTAYRCGPLIDLCLGPHVRHTGKIKAFQITKNSSTYWEGKADAESLQRVYGISFPDNKQLKEWQRIQEEAAKRDHRKLGREYELFFFHELSPGACFFTPHGAHIYNTLVEFLRNEYKQRGFQEVITPNVYNSKLWLTSGHWQHYSENMFSFEVEKETYAMKPMNCPGHCLLFDHRVRSWRELPLRLADFGVLHRNELSGALSGLTRVRRFQQDDAHIFCTMGQIKSEINGALAFLRDVYKIFGFTFQLRLSTRPEKFLGEIETWNHAEKELTESLNEFGETWQLNPGDGAFYGPKIDITIMDALRRPHQCATIQLDFQLPIRFNLSFINEAGEKEKPVIIHRAILGSVERMIAILTESYAGKWPFWLSPRQCVVVPVGPVFDGYAQQVREQIAAAGFRITADIDAGDTMNKKIRNGQLSQHNFILVVGEKEQTNGTVNIRTRDNKVHGEHSIAKVIERFTQLSKDKTLNSEDSF, via the exons ATGGCTGACAACGTGGCGGAATCAATCGCAAATATGGAAATTCAACCCAAG GAAACTGGTGAGGTGAAAGGCAAACCTGAAGGAAAACCAAAGGGTGAAGGAAAACCGAAAGAGGCCAAAGCTAAGGCAGAAGTCAAGACTTCGTTGAAGGAGCTGAACCCATGGCCCTCATACATCCAG GACCGTATTGCGCTTTGGGATAAACTAAAGGCTGAAGCTGATGCTGCTATTGCCGCCAAGGTTCCCAGCCCAATCCAAATTACTTTACCTGATGGAAAGATTGTAGAAGGAAACTCTTGGCGTACATCACCTTTCGATATTGCTAGTGGCATTAGTGCTGGTCTTGCAGAAAACACTGTCATTGCCAAAGTTAATGGCAAGCTCTGGGATCTTGACAGGCCATTGGAAGACAGTTGTACTTTGCAGCTCCTGaaatttgatgatgaagatgcaCAGAAGGTGTTTTGGCACTCAACTGCTCACATTTTGGGAGAATCCATGGAGAGATGTTATGGAGGTTGCCTCTGCTATGGTCCTCCCATTGAAAACGGATTTTACTATGACATGTTCATCCAAGACCAACAG gtctctaattttgattttccagtGTTGGAAAATGTCATGAAAGCCGcgataaaagagaaacaaccCTTTGAACgtcttgaaatgaaaaaggaagatCTCTTGGAGATGTTCAAGTACAACGAGTTCAAAGTTCGAATTCTCAACGAAAAAGTAGATACACCAACCACCACTGCCTATCGTTGTGGTCCTTTGATCGATTTGTGTCTTGGACCTCATGTTAGGCATACAGGTAAAATTAAGGCCTTCCAAATTACCAAAAACAGTTCGACGTATTGGGAAGGAAAGGCAGATGCTGAATCACTTCAGCGAGTTTACG GTATTTCATTCCCGGATAACAAGCAATTAAAAGAATGGCAGAGGATCCAAGAAGAAGCAGCTAAAAGAGATCACAGAAAACTGGGCAGGGAATatgagcttttctttttccacgaACTCAGTCCCGGAGCCTGCTTCTTTACCCCCCATGGCGCGCACATTTACAATACGCTTGTTGAATTCCTCCGAAACGAGTACAAACAGCGTGGATTTCAAGAAGTCATCACTCCGAATGTGTACAACTCCAAGTTGTGGCTCACATCTGGCCATTGGCAGCACTACTCGGAGAATATGTTTTCTTTCGAG gttgaaaaagaaacatatgCCATGAAGCCGATGAATTGCCCTGGTCATTGCCTGTTATTTGACCACCGGGTTCGTTCTTGGCGAGAATTGCCGTTGCGTCTTGCGGATTTCGGAGTACTTCACCGCAATGAGTTGTCAGGAGCTCTCTCCGGTCTAACTCGAGTACGTCGGTTCCAACAAGACGACGCTCATATCTTTTGTACTATGGGACAAATCAAGAGTGAAATCAATGGCGCCTTGGCTTTCCTGAGAGACGTATACAAG ATCTTTGGATTTACTTTCCAACTGCGCCTCTCTACACGACCTGAAAAGTTTCTTGGAGAAATCGAGACCTGGAATCACGCTGAAAAGGAATTGACTGAAAGTTTGAACGAATTTGGAGAAACTTGGCAATTGAACCCTGGCGATGGTGCATTTTACGGTCCTAAAATCGACATTACTATCATGGATGCGTTGCGCCGGCCGCATCAATGCGCCACTATTCAACTGGACTTTCAGCTGCCGATTCGTTTCAATTTAAGTTTCATTAATGAAGCTGGAGAGAAGGAGAAGCCTGTCATTATTCATCGTGCAATCCTCGGCTCTGTCGAGCGTATGATTGCTATCTTAACTGAAAGCTATGCCGGAAAATGGCCTTTCTGGTTAAGTCCCCGGCAATGCGTCGTAGTTCCTGTCGGACCTGTTTTTGATGGCTACGCTCAACAG GTGAGAGAGCAAATAGCAGCTGCTGGATTCCGTATTACGGCTGACATTGATGCCGGTGATAccatgaataaaaaaatcagaaacggTCAACTTAGCCAGCACAACTTTATCCTTGTCGTTGGAGAGAAGGAACAGACTAATGGAACGGTCAATATCCGTACTCGTGACAACAAAGTTCACGGAGAGCATTCTATCGCCAAGGTTATCGAGCGTTTCACCCAATTATCGAAAGATAAAACCTTGAATAGCGAAGATTCGTTTTGA
- the LOC124192250 gene encoding threonine--tRNA ligase 1, cytoplasmic-like isoform X1, whose protein sequence is MISRGVWSLSPHLNQFRANISLLAPILHQTFGGRCFPDDFRFSKPRRTLKTSETGEVKGKPEGKPKGEGKPKEAKAKAEVKTSLKELNPWPSYIQDRIALWDKLKAEADAAIAAKVPSPIQITLPDGKIVEGNSWRTSPFDIASGISAGLAENTVIAKVNGKLWDLDRPLEDSCTLQLLKFDDEDAQKVFWHSTAHILGESMERCYGGCLCYGPPIENGFYYDMFIQDQQVSNFDFPVLENVMKAAIKEKQPFERLEMKKEDLLEMFKYNEFKVRILNEKVDTPTTTAYRCGPLIDLCLGPHVRHTGKIKAFQITKNSSTYWEGKADAESLQRVYGISFPDNKQLKEWQRIQEEAAKRDHRKLGREYELFFFHELSPGACFFTPHGAHIYNTLVEFLRNEYKQRGFQEVITPNVYNSKLWLTSGHWQHYSENMFSFEVEKETYAMKPMNCPGHCLLFDHRVRSWRELPLRLADFGVLHRNELSGALSGLTRVRRFQQDDAHIFCTMGQIKSEINGALAFLRDVYKIFGFTFQLRLSTRPEKFLGEIETWNHAEKELTESLNEFGETWQLNPGDGAFYGPKIDITIMDALRRPHQCATIQLDFQLPIRFNLSFINEAGEKEKPVIIHRAILGSVERMIAILTESYAGKWPFWLSPRQCVVVPVGPVFDGYAQQVREQIAAAGFRITADIDAGDTMNKKIRNGQLSQHNFILVVGEKEQTNGTVNIRTRDNKVHGEHSIAKVIERFTQLSKDKTLNSEDSF, encoded by the exons ATGATTTCGCGAGGTGTATGGTCGCTTTCCCCCCATTTGAATCAGTTTCGTGCAAATATTAGCCTATTAGCGCCAATATTGCATCAGACATTTGGTGGGAGATGTTTTCCCGATGACTTCCGGTTCAGCAAGCCCAGGAGAACACTTAAAACCTCG GAAACTGGTGAGGTGAAAGGCAAACCTGAAGGAAAACCAAAGGGTGAAGGAAAACCGAAAGAGGCCAAAGCTAAGGCAGAAGTCAAGACTTCGTTGAAGGAGCTGAACCCATGGCCCTCATACATCCAG GACCGTATTGCGCTTTGGGATAAACTAAAGGCTGAAGCTGATGCTGCTATTGCCGCCAAGGTTCCCAGCCCAATCCAAATTACTTTACCTGATGGAAAGATTGTAGAAGGAAACTCTTGGCGTACATCACCTTTCGATATTGCTAGTGGCATTAGTGCTGGTCTTGCAGAAAACACTGTCATTGCCAAAGTTAATGGCAAGCTCTGGGATCTTGACAGGCCATTGGAAGACAGTTGTACTTTGCAGCTCCTGaaatttgatgatgaagatgcaCAGAAGGTGTTTTGGCACTCAACTGCTCACATTTTGGGAGAATCCATGGAGAGATGTTATGGAGGTTGCCTCTGCTATGGTCCTCCCATTGAAAACGGATTTTACTATGACATGTTCATCCAAGACCAACAG gtctctaattttgattttccagtGTTGGAAAATGTCATGAAAGCCGcgataaaagagaaacaaccCTTTGAACgtcttgaaatgaaaaaggaagatCTCTTGGAGATGTTCAAGTACAACGAGTTCAAAGTTCGAATTCTCAACGAAAAAGTAGATACACCAACCACCACTGCCTATCGTTGTGGTCCTTTGATCGATTTGTGTCTTGGACCTCATGTTAGGCATACAGGTAAAATTAAGGCCTTCCAAATTACCAAAAACAGTTCGACGTATTGGGAAGGAAAGGCAGATGCTGAATCACTTCAGCGAGTTTACG GTATTTCATTCCCGGATAACAAGCAATTAAAAGAATGGCAGAGGATCCAAGAAGAAGCAGCTAAAAGAGATCACAGAAAACTGGGCAGGGAATatgagcttttctttttccacgaACTCAGTCCCGGAGCCTGCTTCTTTACCCCCCATGGCGCGCACATTTACAATACGCTTGTTGAATTCCTCCGAAACGAGTACAAACAGCGTGGATTTCAAGAAGTCATCACTCCGAATGTGTACAACTCCAAGTTGTGGCTCACATCTGGCCATTGGCAGCACTACTCGGAGAATATGTTTTCTTTCGAG gttgaaaaagaaacatatgCCATGAAGCCGATGAATTGCCCTGGTCATTGCCTGTTATTTGACCACCGGGTTCGTTCTTGGCGAGAATTGCCGTTGCGTCTTGCGGATTTCGGAGTACTTCACCGCAATGAGTTGTCAGGAGCTCTCTCCGGTCTAACTCGAGTACGTCGGTTCCAACAAGACGACGCTCATATCTTTTGTACTATGGGACAAATCAAGAGTGAAATCAATGGCGCCTTGGCTTTCCTGAGAGACGTATACAAG ATCTTTGGATTTACTTTCCAACTGCGCCTCTCTACACGACCTGAAAAGTTTCTTGGAGAAATCGAGACCTGGAATCACGCTGAAAAGGAATTGACTGAAAGTTTGAACGAATTTGGAGAAACTTGGCAATTGAACCCTGGCGATGGTGCATTTTACGGTCCTAAAATCGACATTACTATCATGGATGCGTTGCGCCGGCCGCATCAATGCGCCACTATTCAACTGGACTTTCAGCTGCCGATTCGTTTCAATTTAAGTTTCATTAATGAAGCTGGAGAGAAGGAGAAGCCTGTCATTATTCATCGTGCAATCCTCGGCTCTGTCGAGCGTATGATTGCTATCTTAACTGAAAGCTATGCCGGAAAATGGCCTTTCTGGTTAAGTCCCCGGCAATGCGTCGTAGTTCCTGTCGGACCTGTTTTTGATGGCTACGCTCAACAG GTGAGAGAGCAAATAGCAGCTGCTGGATTCCGTATTACGGCTGACATTGATGCCGGTGATAccatgaataaaaaaatcagaaacggTCAACTTAGCCAGCACAACTTTATCCTTGTCGTTGGAGAGAAGGAACAGACTAATGGAACGGTCAATATCCGTACTCGTGACAACAAAGTTCACGGAGAGCATTCTATCGCCAAGGTTATCGAGCGTTTCACCCAATTATCGAAAGATAAAACCTTGAATAGCGAAGATTCGTTTTGA